In the Syngnathus scovelli strain Florida chromosome 8, RoL_Ssco_1.2, whole genome shotgun sequence genome, one interval contains:
- the dgkh gene encoding diacylglycerol kinase eta isoform X5, whose protein sequence is MEDACHYTRSPAWEELEPDKGPASAVRIHPHEVGAVSVSVAADESSDSEVEQEGPQKLIRKVSTSGQIRSKTSIKEGLLLKQTSSFQRWKKRYFKLRGRTLYYAKDAKSLIFDEVDLSDASVAESSTKNVNNSFTVITPFRRLILCAENRKEMEDWISSLKSVQSREHYETAQFNVEHFSGMHNWYACSHARPTFCNVCKDSLSGVTSHGLSCEVCKFKAHKRCAVRATNNCKWTTLASIGKDIIEDEDGIAMPHQWLEGNLPVSAKCAVCDKTCGSVLRLQDWRCLWCKAMVHTACMDLYPRKCPLGQCKVSIIPPTALNSIDSDGFWKATCPPSCASPLLVFVNSKSGDNQGVKFLRRFKQLLNPAQVFDLVNGGPHLGLRLFQKFDNFRILVCGGDGSVGWVLSEIDKLNLHKQCQLGVLPLGTGNDLARVLGWGPSCDDDTQLPQTLEKLERASTKMLDRWSIMTYEIKIPPKHSCPTTPEGADGCQFHISAYEDSVAAHLTKILNSEQHSVVISSAKILCETVKDFVTKVGKAYEKSTENAEECDSMSLKCAVLNEKLDSLLQTLNSECQALPPLPHATPPIVEEEREEEEVAESDEKKPEEETASEDSLTALKEKLEEEETEKGGNGGAFPQALFKSREQLMLRANSLKKALRQIIEQAERVVDEQNANTDESEPTSPLEFRKDSEEENRDSEKDEDTKELEALAPVKSVCSPTERRVSRSTQSYSSFSITPFTTSKENLPVLNTRIICPGLRAGLAASIAGSSIISKMLLANIDPFGATPFIDPDLDSLEGYMEKCVMNNYFGIGLDAKISLEFNNKREEHPEKCRSRTKNMMWYGVLGTKELLQRTYKNLEQKVQLECDGQYIPLPSLQGIAVLNIPSYAGGTNFWGGTKEDDIFCAPSFDDKILEVVAVFGSMQMAVSRVIKLQHHRIAQCRTVKITILGDEGVPIQVDGEAWIQPPGVIKIQHKNRAQMLTRDRAFENTLKSWEDKLKYDKPPLRPHLYPQQSVDLASEEEAAILQLCARAAEELITRICEAAKTNELLEQELAHAVNAASHAINKTHPKFPESLSRNTAIEVASTVKALYNETESLLVGRVSLQLDPPEEEQLSGALQSVELELGKLEEISWLYHILQPNDEEVDCACVPGPLSGLWQEEQSRWRLSHSAQIQEGEGGQKDQPAVRIWGYRKWVI, encoded by the exons ACGAGCATAAAGGAAGGATTGTTGCTGAAACAGACCAGCTCCTTCCAGCGGTGGAAGAAGCGTTACTTCAAGCTGAGAGGCCGGACACTCTACTATGCCAAAGATGCAAAG TCACTTATCTTTGATGAGGTGGACCTGTCAGATGCCAGCGTTGCGGAGTCCAGTACCAAGAATGTCAACAACAGTTTCACG GTGATCACCCCCTTCCGTAGGCTCATTCTCTGTGCCGAGAACCGGAAAGAGATGGAGGACTGGATCAGCTCGCTCAAGTCCGTCCAGTCCAGAGAGCATTACGAG ACGGCTCAGTTTAATGTGGAACATTTCTCAGGGATGCACAACTGGTACGCCTGCTCGCACGCACGGCCCACCTTTTGCAACGTCTGCAAAGATAGCTTGTCTGGGGTCACGTCTCACGGCCTCTCCTGCGAAG TGTGTAAATTCAAGGCCCATAAACGCTGCGCCGTTAGAGCCACTAACAACTGCAAATGGACCACGCTGGCCTCCATTGGCAAGGACATTATTGAAGATGAGGACGGG ATTGCGATGCCTCACCAATGGCTGGAGGGCAACCTGCCCGTCAGTGCCAAGTGTGCCGTGTGCGACAAGACATGTGGCAGTGTGTTGAGACTGCAGGACTGGCGCTGCCTCTGGTGCAAAGCCATG GTTCACACGGCCTGCATGGACCTCTACCCTCGCAAGTGTCCCCTAGGTCAATGCAAAGTCTCCATCATCCCTCCAACTGCCCTCAACAGTATCGACTCAGATG GCTTTTGGAAGGCCACCTGTCCGCCGTCCTGCGCTAGTCCCCTCTTGGTCTTTGTGAACTCCAAAAGTGGTGACAACCAAGGAGTCAAGTTCCTGCGGCGCTTTAAGCAGCTGCTCAATCCAGCACAAGTCTTTGACCTGGTTAATGGCGGCCCGCACCTTGG TCTCCGTCTGTTTCAGAAGTTTGACAACTTCCGAATACTCGTATGCGGCGGTGACGGCAGCGTTGGTTGGGTGCTGTCTGAGATTGACAAGCTCAACCTACACAAGCAG TGCCAGCTGGGAGTTCTGCCGCTGGGCACGGGCAACGACCTGGCGCGTGTGTTGGGTTGGGGCCCGTCATGCGATGACGACACGCAGTTACCGCAGACCCTGGAGAAGTTAGAGCGCGCCAGCACCAAAATGCTGGACCGCTGGAGCATCATGACCTACGAGATCAAGATACCTCCCAAGCACAGCTGCCCCACCACGCCCGAGGGTGCGGACGGCTGCCAG TTTCACATTTCAGCTTACGAAGATTCCGTGGCAGCTCATCTCACCAAGATCCTCAACTCGGAGCAGCACTCTGTGGTCATCTCCTCTGCCAA GATCTTGTGTGAAACAGTGAAAGATTTTGTCACCAAAGTTGGGAAAGCCTACGAAAAAAGCACAGAAAACGCGGAGGAGTGTGACTCCATGTCTCTCAAG TGTGCCGTCCTGAACGAGAAACTGGACTCCCTCCTCCAAACGCTCAACAGTGAGTGTCAAGCCCTGCCTCCACTGCCTCACGCTACTCCTCCTATCGTGGAGGAAGAACGGGAAGAGGAGGAAGTGGCGGAAAGCGATGAGAAGAAACCGGAAGAGGAGACAGCCAGCGAGGACAGCCTGACGGCGCTGAAGGAGAAGCTGGAAGAGGAGGAAACGGAGAAAGGTGGAAATGGTGGCGCTTTCCCGCAGGCACTCTTCAAAAGTCGGGAGCAGCTGATGTTGAGGGCCAACAGTCTAAAGAAAGCCTTGCGGCAGATCATAGAACAGGCCGAGAGAG TGGTGGATGAGCAGAATGCCAACACGGACGAATCCGAGCCTACTTCCCCGCTGGAATTCCGTAAGGACAGTGAGGAGGAGAACCGTGACAGCGAGAAGGATGAGGACACCAAGGAGCTGGAAGCCCTAGCAC CGGTCAAGAGTGTGTGTTCTCCCACAGAGAGGAGGGTGAGTCGCAGTACACAGTCGTACAGTTCCTTCAGCATTACACCTTTCACCACCAGCAAGGAGAACCTACCCGTGCTCAACACACGGATTATCTGTCCtg GGCTTAGGGCTGGCCTGGCCGCCTCGATTGCCGGAAGTTCCATCATTAGCAAGATGCTGCTGGCCAACATTGACCCCTTCGGTGCCACCCCCTTTATTGACCCTGACCTGGATTCACT AGAGGGCTACATGGAGAAATGTGTGATGAACAACTACTTTGGCATCGGACTTGACGCTAAGATCTCCTTGGAGTTCAACAACAAGAGAGAGGAACATCCAGAAAAATGCAG GAGTCGCACGAAGAACATGATGTGGTACGGCGTCTTGGGAACCAAGGAGCTTCTGCAGAGGACCTACAAGAACCTTGAGCAGAAGGTCCAGCTGGAG TGTGACGGCCAATACATCCCTCTGCCCAGTCTTCAGGGCATCGCTGTGTTGAACATTCCCAGCTATGCCGGCGGGACCAACTTCTGGGGCGGCACCAAGGAGGATGAC ATCTTCTGTGCTCCATCATTTGATGATAAAATCCTGGAGGTGGTGGCTGTGTTTGGAAGCATGCAGATGGCTGTTTCCAGGGTCATCAAGTTGCAACACCACCGCATAGCACAG TGCCGAACAGTGAAGATCACCATCTTGGGTGACGAGGGCGTTCCCATCCAAGTTGATGGTGAGGCGTGGATCCAGCCACCAGGGGTCATCAAAATCCAGCACAAGAACAGAGCGCAGATGCTCACCAGAGACCGG GCCTTTGAGAATACGCTGAAGTCGTGGGAGGACAAGCTGAAGTATGACAAGCCGCCTCTGCGGCCTCACCTCTACCCGCAGCAATCTGTCGACCTCGCCTCGGAAGAAGAGGCCGCCATCTTGCAGCTGTGCGCCCGGGCCGCAGAAGAGCTCATCACGCG AATATGCGAGGCTGCAAAAACCAACGAGCTCTTGGAGCAGGAGTTGGCACACGCCGTGAACGCAGCATCACACGCCATCAACAAAACACATCCTAAATTCCCAGAG AGTCTGTCCAGGAACACAGCAATAGAGGTGGCCAGCACCGTCAAGGCTTTGTACAACGAGACTGAATCACTTCTCGTGGGTCGTGTCTCACTG CAATTGGACCCACCAGAAGAGGAACAGCTTTCCGGTGCCCTACAGAGTGTGGAGTTGGAGCTGGGAAAATTAGAAGAGATCTCGTGGCTCTACCACATTCTGCAGCCCAATGATGAAGAG GTTGACTGTGCTTGTGTACCAGGACCACTCTCTGGGTTATGGCAAGAGGAACAGTCGCGGTGGCGTCTTTCGCATAGTGCCCAAATTCAAGAAGGAGAAGGCGGCCAAAAAGACCAGCCCGCAGTCAG